The genomic segment AAGAACTTCCCCGTAACTGGCCCTTATCGTGGCAAGATCCGCTACGGTCTTCTCCCGCTGCTGAACGGTGGCATATGGGGTGAGCAGAGAGCGCATCATCCCGCCAATAACAGCTGATTCGGCTTTGATTTGCATAATTTCTTTTACTGCCGGCATTCTATTGTTAGCGAGTTCCTGTTCATGGTGATGCAGGTCTTCCAGTTGAAAGATGCCAACAAGACCTACAAAAAGCACAATCAGGGCAGTGAGGGCAAAACCTCCCCCCAGTTTTATCCCTAACTTTAAATTCTTCATTCTCTCTCCTTGCATGTAAGTACGTTTGATACGTATGTACCAATAACCAATGGATAAATATCTACACAGACTTTTTCTTCACCTTTACCGGAGGTGGAGTGACCATGCAGCTAGCTAATTTATCGTCTTAAAACGCTATACTCTTTATTGGTATTTTGTCTGTCGAAATGAGCTGTGGGGGAGTATGTGTTGAGGTGAAGATCTTTTTCCACCTTGAGCTGAAAACTGTTTTGAAAATAGATTTTGCTAAAATAGATAGTTATCGGCAGTGTTCGGTATTGGTTTCTCTGGCGTCCTAACTGTTTATGGGCAAATACTCTTCCCTAGAAAAAAATAGATAGAAGGTGTAGGCTAAAAGGATATAGAATAAAGTGGTTAGTAATGTTTATTGACAATAAATGCTCTTCAAAGAATATGGAGAGATTCCTCAACTACCCTGGCATAAAACCATGAGCGCAAAAATTATAAGTGGTACAGAAATACGAAAAGAGATCCTTGGCGAAATAAAAGATGCCGTGACGGAGATGAAGGACAAATACGGTACTGTCCCGGGACTTGTTACCATCCTTGTTGGCGAAAGCCCTGCCTCAATGAGCTATGTTTCCTTGAAGATAAAAACAGCACTGAGTCTTGGCTTTTATGAGGTGCAGGAGAGTTTGTCTGTAGAGACAACAGAGGCAGAGCTTCTGGCCCTTATTGAAAAATATAATAACGATGATTCAATACACGGTGTACTTGTGCAGTTACCACTGCCAAAGCATATTAATGAACAAAATATTATTACCGCAATTGATCCGGATAAAGACGTTGATGCCTTTCATCCTGTAAATATTGGTCGTCTTATGATTGGTGGAGATGATGTGAAGTTCCTGCCATGTACTCCTGCGGGTATTCAAGAGATGCTTGTTCGTTCCGGAGTTGAGACGGCGGGTGCTGAAGTCGTGGTGGTCGGTAGGTCTAACATAGTGGGTAAACCCATTGCTATGATGATGGCTCAAAAGGGCATTGGTGCTAATGCCACCGTGACCATTGTCCATACGGGAAGCCGTGATCTTGCTACTCATTGTCGCAGGGCTGATATTTTGATTGTTGCGGCAGGAGTGCCTAATCTGGTTAAGCCGGAGTGGATAAAACCGGGTGCAACGGTAATTGATGTGGGTGTTAATCGAGTGGGCACCAACAGTGAAACAGGCAAGGCTATTCTCCGGGGTGATGTTGATTTTGAAGCGGTCAAGGAAATTGCCGGCAAAATTACCCCTGTTCCGGGGGGGGTGGGACCTATGACCATTGCTATGCTTATGAAAAACACCCTGGCTTCAGCCTTAGCGCATAGTAGCTAGCCAGAAAGGGAGGTCGTGTGGATCGAGGTGACTTGCATAAAAGAATTGATCTGGAACTCAATGCGGGCACAGCGCGGGAAGATATTTTTAAGAAGTTATGTAGCAGGGCCGCCGTGGGCCAGGAAAAGAAAATAGCCCTGGCAATTGTCTGTATTCCAGAAGCGCAATTGCGAAAGGCCTTTGCCAAGAGAAATCTTGTCCTCTGTCTCCTTTTGATTTTTAACGGCCTCCTCTCCCTTTTAATAGAGTTTCCTCTTGATCCACAGAGACATATATTTCTTAGCTGGGTAAAGATAATTATGCCCTTTATTTTGGCTGCCTTTTGTTACTCTTTTTACGGTGCCGCCTATCGGTTCATGGCCCTCTGCTCACTGCTGGAGCTTTTTGAAATAGGGGGCACAGCATTCAATCTACCACTGACAGATCTTGCCGGATTAAAATTATTGGTTATCCTTACTGTTATGGTCCTTTCCTGGCATATTGCCCGAAAAGTGTTCCCCCACCTGGGTGTTCTGGGTCTACGTAAAGACCAAAATGGTAACTATCTACTATAAAGCTTCATCTGCTTGGAATTTCATCAAAAAAATATGACCGTATTTCGATTGAACAGAGACTGTACCTTTCCCCACCCGAAGCATGCAGAGTCAGATGGTTTACTCGCAGTCGGCGGTGATCTCTCCGCCAAACGTCTTATTAACGGCTACCGGGATGGTATCTTTCCCTGGTATTCAGAGGGTGATCCCATATTATGGTGGTATACTCATCCCCGTTTTGTCATATATCCTGACAGGTTTACTGCAGGAAAACGCCTGATGCGATATTGGAAAAAGACCAGCTATACCTTCACTATAGACCAGGCATTTTCGCAAGTTATTGGCCTCTGCGGTTCTTCCCGAACAGGCCGAGGTGAAGAGACATGGATACTACCCGAAATGCGAGAGGCATATGGACAATTACATGAGCTTGGTTATGCCCATTCTGTTGAGTGCTGGGATGTTGACAGGCTGGTAGGGGGGCTTTATGGGGTAGAGTTAGGTGGCGTTTTCTTCGGTGAATCTATGTTCTCAACTGTAAGTAATAGCTCTAAATTTTGTCTTATTTATTTAGTTGAACAGGCCCGGAAAAGGGGCGTTCAACTTATTGATTGTCAAATGACCACCCGGCATCTTCTTCAGTTTGGTGCGGTGGAGATAAGCGGCGAAAAATTTTACCAACATCTGCAACTGCTTATTGCTGATATCGGACCTCAACCTGCGTGGAAAATATGAGTGTAAAAATAAAGATTTGTCCTCTCTGTAAAAAAGAAAACAGGACAGAAGAGAATATTTGTTCTGTATGTGCTCAGGTTTGTCTTCACCTCGAACGCAATCTTGAGCTCAGTTCGCGTCTCAAACAACTTGCTGACCAGTCAGATGGACAGGAAGAGATAGAAGAAGAATTGCCAGATGTCCTTGATGCAGTGCGTTATCGTACCTGTGATAGAGATAATAATACATGGTATATATCTATCAGTGAACTTAGTCGACAACCGGTGGAAATATTTGCCTCAACAGCCTTTGATAATGATCATCACCTGCAATCTAAAATTTCCAATTTGACAACCATAACCAGGCTGATTTCTCTTATTCTTCGTCATATTTTTATGGGAGAGAGGTTAAGTCTTGAAAAAACAATTATGCAAATTGAGAGAAGTTCGCGACAAAAAAATGATCTCCCGGAAATGCTCTCTAAGGTACTTGGTAACTATGCGCAAAAAAGACGGCAGTGATCTCCCCTCCCTTATACCTTGAAGACAGATTGGTAGATCAGAGATGTTTTTTGCAGATATCGCTGAACCCGGTGAAGTTCAAAGAGGTTCTCGACCTTAAAGGTGATTTGCCAGGCCGGTTCAGGGACTTCGTGGCGAACAGAAACTAACTTTACCTCGTGAATCTTCATAAAAATTGGTGCATTACTTAATGCTGACATTACCTCGGCACTTGAAGCTCGGGGAATCGATATTATTTGCGGTTTACGTACATTTGTCTGACGAGTTCTCCAGGTAATATTGACAGCATCGTCACGGCGAAAATTTAATTTTTCTAACGTTTTGCATCGTTTATGATGTACTGAAAGTCCATGAGGGGTAAGCAGAGCAAAATTATCCTTAGCGGTAGGATTTGGCTTACAGCAGGAAGAGAGCTTGACTGAGACAGGATCCAGAGTGGTGATCTCTATGGAATTAAAGGCACCGGTTGGGTCTACTAGCGGTGAAATGCCATCAAAGAGATCCTCTTTAATGGCACTGATGATGGTGTGCAGATGCAGGCGGCCTTCGCCAATGAGGGCATGGAGGTCATCAAGGCAATCAATTGAGAACCTTTTGAGGCAAATGTCGATATTAGGGGAGGTTAGCAGGTCGATCGGTAAACCATAGCGGAGCATTTCTTGACGTAATATAGTTGCTCCGACAATGGTGGTTACCTTGCGGCGTCGAGCTCGAAATCCCTTTGCTAATTCTGAACGGGCCCGAGGTGTTTTGCAGGCAGCAAGATTTTCCTGCTCAAAGCGAATAGGTTCATCGGAGTGAATGACACGAACCATATCCCCATCCCGTAAAACATGAGCTGGGCCAACCTTCTCGCTACGAATAAGGGCACCTAGACAGGACAAACCAATGTGGGTATGCACCCGAAAGGCAAAGTCCAGCACCGTGGAATTAACAGGGAGACAGATAAGGTCACCATTGGGGGTATAGGTATAGACTTCTTTTTTACCGCTTGCGGCAATGACATCCCGATAGGAGAAAGAGTCGTCTGTACCAATAATATCAAACATTTCCTGTATTTCTTGGACAAACTTACCCTGCTTGCCAGTTTTGGAGCTCCAGTCACGAAAAATACCACGTTGTCCCTGTAGGGCCATCTCTTTGGTGCGAATTTTTACCAAATATTTCCGGCCTTCAATGATGGTTCTGGCATGAAGTCCTTGGTAACCGGTTGGCTTAGGGTTAGAGATAAAATCACGAATGGTGCGGGGAATAGGAGGGAATGTCTGATTGACAACGCCCAGGGCGTGGTAGCATGAACTTGGTTCATCGACCAGTATTAAAATTTCTACAGGTGTGTCTATCTGCTTGAGCAAGATATGACTGTTGGTGTCATAGTATGCCCACAGATCCTTAATTCTGATATTGACGTCACAGTCCAGATCTAATTCTGAAGCACTTTCCCGCAGTGCCTCTGCTATTTTTGTTACAATAGGCTCATTACCAATATTTCTAACATAGCCCTTTAATTTAACACCCTGCTTAGGGAACTTGTATAAGAGGGCAAGGTTATACATCTCTCGTTTCATGCAAAAGAGGCCAAAGACTGTCGCCAAGGGAGCATAGATATCAAGGGTCTCGTCTGCTATGCGCTGTCTTTTACGTTTTGGCATCGCCTGTAGGGTACGAAGGTTATGGAGGCGATCGGCAAGCTTGACGAGCATAACTTCTGGACGCAGGGCTGCGCCTGAAAAAATCTTTCGATGGGTTCTTTTTGAATTTAACTGTTTGTTGTCAGAAACATGGGTGACCTTGGTGCATCCCTCTACAATTGCCTGAACATAGGAACCAAAAAGTTCACCCACCACTTCAGCAGTTACCTCTTCAACATCTTCAATCGTATCGTGCAAGAGGGCTGCTGCCAAAATTTCCGGATGGGTAATGTCCATCTCGCCGGCAAGAATCTTTGCGACATAACAGGGATGAAGAATGTATGCATCTCCTGATTTACGCCATTGATCGTCGTGGGCATCCACGGCAAAATCAAGCGCACGCCAAAAGACATCGTTTTCCTCTTTGACACCTAGGATGCGTTGCATCTGGGCACGATAAATTTCAAGATCAAAAAGAATATGTCGCATAGACTTTAATAAAAATAATAGAGAATTAATATAAAAAATTATCAAAAGAAATTCAGGCCATCTTTTTCATAGAGATTCTGCTATAATGCAGAATAGGTAAGAAAAGTATAACATCCCTTTAACAATCACTGGTACGTTTAATAACAGACATCTTTTACATCTTTTTTGCTACACTAGAGTAGAATTTTATCAAAGTTTCCGCCTTGAGGAAAACAAAATCCCTATGACCAAGAAAAGAAAGCAGAGCTATAAAAAAAAATCGACCTCTTTTTCGCCTAAAAAAACACAGAAATTAAATAGTCAAGAAGGCGAAATACTTTATCAAATATACGCATCGCAGGCACCTCTCAGGGCAAAGCAGATTTTTGCTAAATGTAAAAAATATAGTTACGAGCAGCTACAAAACTCTCTGCATACTCTTGTTCAGAAAAAGATCATTCATCTTGTTGGCGGTAAGACCTATGTTGTCTCTAATAAGGAACTTTTTTGTACAGCCATCCTCGACGCAAACCCCAGAGGATTTGGCTTTCTGCACAATATGGAAAGTAATATAGAGGCCCAACTGCCGCTTCAGGATCCCTATGTGTCTCAATATAATATGAGCCAGGCCCTGCACGGTGACAAGGTACTGGCCTATATTTTTCGAACAACTCAAAACGGCAGATCAGAGGCAGAAATATTTCATGTTATTAAACGTGGACTGAACAGGATAGCCGGAGTTATTGCCATTGATGGTAGTAAGGGCATTGTTGTTCCCGAGGATAAGCGACTTCCCTTTGTTGTCCAGGTCACCATCCCTGAAGATATGTCTGTTCGGCATGGTGATGGCGTTATTGTTACCCTGAAACAGACGGCTACTCCTGATAAAGTTCGCCAGGGAATGCTCCTTGAAAGTTTTGGCAGTCCCGACTCGGTAAAAAGCCAAATTCGTTTTGTGGTAGAAAAAAGTGTTTTGCCCGATAAGTTCAGTGGGGAGACATATGCAGAACTTGAACAGATGGGAGGCGAAGATCATGATCCCAAGAGAGTTGATCTGCGGGACATTAAGTTTGTTACCATCGATGGAGATACAGCCAAGGACTTTGATGATGCAGTCTGCGTTGAAAAAAGAGGAGTGAACTTTAGGCTTTATGTTGCTATTGCCGATGTATCCCACTTTGTTAAGGTAGGCTCTGCCCTTGATCGGGATGCCTATGAGCGTGGTACTTCTGTCTATTTTCCCGGGACGGTGATTCCCATGCTCCCGGAAAAATTATCTAACAATCTCTGTAGCCTCGTGCCAGATGAGGATCGTCTGACCCTGACGGCCATTCTTGATATTGATAGGGCTGGTAAACTGCAAAAAAAATCTTTCTGTAGGTCACTTATTAGGAGTCAGCACCGTTTTACCTACACTAGGGTGCAAGAGATACTTGATACCCCCGGCTCAGTAAGTGCAGATGAGAAGGCATTTCTCTCCATGTTGCAGGAGGCAGAGAAACTGGCCCGTATTCTCAAGGAGAAAAGAGCTATCCGTGGTGCTCTTGGTTTTACCATGCCTGAGTCAATAATCCTTCTGGATAGTGAGGGGGAGGTAGAAAATGTTGCGCGTAGCGAGGCTCACTTTTCGCAAAAAATTATTGAAGAGTTTATGCTCTCTGCCAATGAGGCGGTTGCCGAATTTTTTACTGAGCAGGGTTGTTCGGCCCTTTATCGAATACACGAAAAGCCGGATGTGGATCGGGTAAAAGAATTTGCTACCTATGCTCATAACCTTGGCATGCAGCTGCCCCCACCGGATAATAGTCCTGCCTGGTTTGGCCGGGTTATTGAGGAGAGTAAGGGGAGCGAGAAGGAGTTTGTGGTTAATAACCTCCTCCTGCGCAGTATGAAACAGGCAAAGTACTCAGCCGATAACGTGGGCCACTTTGGCCTTGCGGCAACGGATTATACCCACTTTACCTCTCCCATTCGCAGGTATCCTGATCTCATGGTTCACCGTGAACTCTGTCGTCTCGTCGGTTATCTTCCTGCCGAAACCAAAAATCGTTCCGCTCAGCAGGCAGGGGATTTCCTTTCAGGCCGTGAACGGGTTGCCACCAAGGCTGAGAGAGAACTGGGGGACAGGCTGAAATGCATCTTTATGGAAAGATATATTGGTGAGACATTTAAAGCTATTATTTCAGGAGTAACAGATACCGGATTTTTTGTTGAACTTAAGGATTTTCCTATTAGTGCCTCGGCACCTATTGAGGAGCTGGTAGAGGATATGTATCTCTTTGATTATCGGGGTCACAATCTTATTGGTCAAAATAAGGGTGCCTTTTTTAGTCTGGGGGATTCTGTTGAGGTGACTGTTCAGCGTATAGACAGGGCTAGAAATCGTGTAATTGTGGCACCGGTACAGTAGATGTGAAAGGGGGCCTCTCCCCCTCTTAGCTGGGATTAAATTTTCTGTTTTTCTTGAGCTGTTGATGCAATGGCTAGTTTGGATTTTGCATGGAAAGATTCAATCTTTAGACAGGAAATTCCCGGGCTAGGACAATACAAAAATATATTTAGGGGCATTTTGCTGGCAGAATAATCGCAAAATGTTACGGAGGATTCTCTGCAATGGATAATAGTAATTGGATGTTAACACTTCTCGAAAACCCCTTTGTAAAGGGGCTCCTGCTTGGACTTATTTTGTGTTTTATTATTTATGTACGAAATTTTGTGCGAAGACGGGAACTTGTAAAAGAGGTTGAGCGCCTGCGTACCCATTTGCATACCAAGTTGGAAATTGATTCCAGAGATAATGAGAGACGTAAACTGGAGTATGAAAAGCTTAAAGAGGAGCGGGATAATTTGCGTATTACCGTTCAATCTTTAAATCATAAACCAGGTCGAAAAGAGATCCGCCAGTACTTTATCTATCAAACAGCCCTTGATATTATGTTTGAAAAGGCGCCTGGCTTTGCTCCAGCCTGGCAGATAACCTTGAAAGAGGCGG from the Desulfotalea psychrophila LSv54 genome contains:
- a CDS encoding MCP four helix bundle domain-containing protein codes for the protein MKNLKLGIKLGGGFALTALIVLFVGLVGIFQLEDLHHHEQELANNRMPAVKEIMQIKAESAVIGGMMRSLLTPYATVQQREKTVADLATIRASYGEVLVDFQKLPFAEEVESE
- the folD gene encoding bifunctional methylenetetrahydrofolate dehydrogenase/methenyltetrahydrofolate cyclohydrolase FolD, which encodes MSAKIISGTEIRKEILGEIKDAVTEMKDKYGTVPGLVTILVGESPASMSYVSLKIKTALSLGFYEVQESLSVETTEAELLALIEKYNNDDSIHGVLVQLPLPKHINEQNIITAIDPDKDVDAFHPVNIGRLMIGGDDVKFLPCTPAGIQEMLVRSGVETAGAEVVVVGRSNIVGKPIAMMMAQKGIGANATVTIVHTGSRDLATHCRRADILIVAAGVPNLVKPEWIKPGATVIDVGVNRVGTNSETGKAILRGDVDFEAVKEIAGKITPVPGGVGPMTIAMLMKNTLASALAHSS
- the aat gene encoding leucyl/phenylalanyl-tRNA--protein transferase; its protein translation is MTVFRLNRDCTFPHPKHAESDGLLAVGGDLSAKRLINGYRDGIFPWYSEGDPILWWYTHPRFVIYPDRFTAGKRLMRYWKKTSYTFTIDQAFSQVIGLCGSSRTGRGEETWILPEMREAYGQLHELGYAHSVECWDVDRLVGGLYGVELGGVFFGESMFSTVSNSSKFCLIYLVEQARKRGVQLIDCQMTTRHLLQFGAVEISGEKFYQHLQLLIADIGPQPAWKI
- a CDS encoding TSCPD domain-containing protein, which encodes MSVKIKICPLCKKENRTEENICSVCAQVCLHLERNLELSSRLKQLADQSDGQEEIEEELPDVLDAVRYRTCDRDNNTWYISISELSRQPVEIFASTAFDNDHHLQSKISNLTTITRLISLILRHIFMGERLSLEKTIMQIERSSRQKNDLPEMLSKVLGNYAQKRRQ
- a CDS encoding RelA/SpoT family protein, yielding MRHILFDLEIYRAQMQRILGVKEENDVFWRALDFAVDAHDDQWRKSGDAYILHPCYVAKILAGEMDITHPEILAAALLHDTIEDVEEVTAEVVGELFGSYVQAIVEGCTKVTHVSDNKQLNSKRTHRKIFSGAALRPEVMLVKLADRLHNLRTLQAMPKRKRQRIADETLDIYAPLATVFGLFCMKREMYNLALLYKFPKQGVKLKGYVRNIGNEPIVTKIAEALRESASELDLDCDVNIRIKDLWAYYDTNSHILLKQIDTPVEILILVDEPSSCYHALGVVNQTFPPIPRTIRDFISNPKPTGYQGLHARTIIEGRKYLVKIRTKEMALQGQRGIFRDWSSKTGKQGKFVQEIQEMFDIIGTDDSFSYRDVIAASGKKEVYTYTPNGDLICLPVNSTVLDFAFRVHTHIGLSCLGALIRSEKVGPAHVLRDGDMVRVIHSDEPIRFEQENLAACKTPRARSELAKGFRARRRKVTTIVGATILRQEMLRYGLPIDLLTSPNIDICLKRFSIDCLDDLHALIGEGRLHLHTIISAIKEDLFDGISPLVDPTGAFNSIEITTLDPVSVKLSSCCKPNPTAKDNFALLTPHGLSVHHKRCKTLEKLNFRRDDAVNITWRTRQTNVRKPQIISIPRASSAEVMSALSNAPIFMKIHEVKLVSVRHEVPEPAWQITFKVENLFELHRVQRYLQKTSLIYQSVFKV
- the rnr gene encoding ribonuclease R, whose translation is MTKKRKQSYKKKSTSFSPKKTQKLNSQEGEILYQIYASQAPLRAKQIFAKCKKYSYEQLQNSLHTLVQKKIIHLVGGKTYVVSNKELFCTAILDANPRGFGFLHNMESNIEAQLPLQDPYVSQYNMSQALHGDKVLAYIFRTTQNGRSEAEIFHVIKRGLNRIAGVIAIDGSKGIVVPEDKRLPFVVQVTIPEDMSVRHGDGVIVTLKQTATPDKVRQGMLLESFGSPDSVKSQIRFVVEKSVLPDKFSGETYAELEQMGGEDHDPKRVDLRDIKFVTIDGDTAKDFDDAVCVEKRGVNFRLYVAIADVSHFVKVGSALDRDAYERGTSVYFPGTVIPMLPEKLSNNLCSLVPDEDRLTLTAILDIDRAGKLQKKSFCRSLIRSQHRFTYTRVQEILDTPGSVSADEKAFLSMLQEAEKLARILKEKRAIRGALGFTMPESIILLDSEGEVENVARSEAHFSQKIIEEFMLSANEAVAEFFTEQGCSALYRIHEKPDVDRVKEFATYAHNLGMQLPPPDNSPAWFGRVIEESKGSEKEFVVNNLLLRSMKQAKYSADNVGHFGLAATDYTHFTSPIRRYPDLMVHRELCRLVGYLPAETKNRSAQQAGDFLSGRERVATKAERELGDRLKCIFMERYIGETFKAIISGVTDTGFFVELKDFPISASAPIEELVEDMYLFDYRGHNLIGQNKGAFFSLGDSVEVTVQRIDRARNRVIVAPVQ